The Penaeus vannamei isolate JL-2024 chromosome 2, ASM4276789v1, whole genome shotgun sequence region GTCTTCTATTTGTGGACTTTCTTATATCTtcaatctatataattatatctatcttttatttgatttttcttatattattcttctatcttctatctgtgGACTTCCTTATATCTtcaatctatataattatatctatcttctatctttttcattcttatgTCAATCTTCTGTCTCCTATCTGTGGACTTCCTTATATCCtgaatctatataattatatctatcttctatctgatTTCATTCTTATATTAATCATCTATCTGTGGACTTCCATATATCTtcaatctatataattatatctatcttctatctatttcattcttaTATCAATCTGCTATCTCCTATCTGTCTACTTCCTTATATCTTCAATCtacatcattatatctatcttctatctggtttcatttttatattatcattctatcttctatctctggACTTCCTTATAACATTTTCGCCTGCTTATGTGGTGTATTCTTGAATTTACCGAAGTCGATGAttgtgacagaaaaaaaactggGAAGATACTGGAGTTATTTTGTATTATACTTATCTTATTTTACTTCATACGTTCCTAATAGCAAGTTCCATTTCGTGCAACATTTGGAAATTACTGGAAATGgaacaaaaaatgtaaatagagaaaaaaaagtaatatagagagaaaatacgaCAGATAactacaaataaagaaagaaacaagatatACATTGGGAAAATACGATAAATGattataagtaaagaaaaaaaaataagatatacatagagaaaatgcagtaaaaaaaaaactgtacaaaagaaaaagaaacaagatatatagagagaaaatagataaacaactacaaaaaaaaaagaaaaagaaacaagatatacatagagaaaatACGACAAATAactacaaacaaagaaaagaaaatgctccCACGCACCCACACCTTCAAGCTCTTCTGTGCCGTCGTCTGCCTCACTCCCATCATCAGCGTGACTTACCTGCACCTCCACGCCACACCTGAGAGAGGAACCAGCCCATCTTGTCCCAGAACAAACAGAGATATATCCACCCCACTTGACCACACAGGGACCTTTGATACTTCGGATAATACGGTGGCTggacacatgagagagagaaggagatgggtagAGGACACTTGCAAGAGGAGGCAGTTCATGTGTCATTTTAACAGCACATTGAAGTTTCATCTTTTTCCGTTTCATGAGTTTAATGCTACTGTGTGTACTATTGCGAAGgtaatggctgtgtgtgtgggggggaatgtGTGAGGGTTTgggtgaatgtatttgtgtgcgcgtgttgtgttttgtgtgtgtgtgagtgagtgagtgagtgagtgagtgtgtgggagtagaagagagagagacgaaggaaaagagggagagtgtgtgtgtgtgtttatgtgtctgtgtatgtgtggttatgttttgtgtgtgtgtgtgtttggatgtgtgtttgcttgcgtaaatgtgtgtttgtatggttgtatatgtgcagtgtctgtgtatgtatggttatattttgcgtgtgtgtgtttggatgcgtgtttgcatgtatatatgtgtgtgtttgtatgattgtatatgtgcatgcgtgtgagtgtgtggggggaatCAATTAGATTTGGTTCAAAGTAACTAGCACATGAACTAATATGAggctcactctttctcctccttccctcttcctccttctccctctcctgctcctccttcttcccccttccccttcccccctcccccttcccccaccctcctccccctccacccccttcccccatccccccttcccctcaccttcctccccttcccccttcccccctccttccccccttcctcccccatccccccttcctcccccctcttcccccaccctccccctccaccccctcccacctctcctcctcttcctccttctgcccctcccccagGCAGGTTCCTCCACCTGGCGCTCGCACCTCCGTCGGGTGAACCTCGGCCCACCCTCTCACCTGCCCATCGCGGTCGACGCCCGACGCCACGCCCTTCTCTCACGCCCACAGCACGACGCCCTCGAAGCCATACGGGCGACGGTCAATATCCTCACTGTCAGGtgtggaagagggggataaagatttttttttctttctttgctttttttatttctttgtttgtttgtttttctttgtttgtttgtttttctttttctttctttattgtttttctttctttgttttctttgttgttttttgtgttttctttgttttctttctttctttgttttttttagcttctattttctcatctttattgtttttctttgttttcattttctctttcttcttcttcgctcgtATTTCctgttgttcctgttattatcattatcattattactaaaatcattattgttatccttattatcatcattaatataattattgttatttctactactattattatcatccctgataatattgttattatcattattagtattatcattgttattcttagtagtagtatcaacatcattatcattatttctatcattatcattgttattatccttatcatcattatcattatcattatcatcattatcatgattatcattatcatcattatcattatcattatcatcattatcattatcattattattatcattagtattattataaccaatactgtttttatcattacaataattatcgatttcacaactattattattggCTTGGCTTTATTGctaattattttctatttcctcaaTTCCCCCTTTCGCTGATTTATCGGTTTCCTTCccgattcctcttctcttctccttcaatcATTTCCTTTAATTATCGGAGAAAATCAAGTATTATCGACTGCCATTACTTGACCTTCCGTTGGAAATTGGGCTGTAATAAGGGTCATTAAGGTCGTCATTTGCTTGTCCGACCTGCGCCACGAACCTGTAATTGGTTAATTGGACATTTCCGGCGACGAGGCAGTTttactttggggggggggggtcgaagggggggtagggggtgggggcgggggagtgttttgtttgtatgtttatgtttgtttgtttttttatctgtctgtctggctctttgttgttgtctgtatatgtgcatgtatgtacttgctgtgtgtgtatatgtttatattcatacatatgtgtgtgtgtgtgtgtatatatatatatatatatatatatatatatatatatatgtatgtatgtatgtatgtatgtacatgcacatatatctgtatatatctgtctatctatatatatgtatatgtatatacctatatatgtaggtatgcgtatttgtgtgtgtgagagagagggggtgacgagatagagagaggagagagagagaaagagagagagagagagagacagacagacagagagagagagagaggaagagaaagagagagtgaatgagagacagagagagggagacagacagacagagtttgtctgtctttttgtatacgtgtacatatctCGCTATCTGTGCACACGCGTTTCCCTGCTTCACCATCCTCGCTCCGATCCTTCAGCCAAGGGCCTCAgctgatcctccttctccccctaccccaggCACCCCCTCACCCGCCTGGTCTCCTGCTTCCGGAACAAGTACAAGGCGGGGAATCCCCTGCCGCCGCACCGCCCGGAGTGGGAgcgcaggaggaggaaggtgaggcgaCTTGTCAGCGGTTCGAGGCTGACttgggtttgtgtgcgtttgagagagagcgagagtttgatatttatataatacatacatacatatatatatatatatatatatatatatatatatatatatatatatgtgtgtgtgtgtgtgtgtgtgtgtgtgtatatgtgtgtgtgtgtgtgtgtgtgtgtgtgtgtgtgtgtgtgtgtgtgtgtgtgtgtgtgtgtgtgtgtgtgtgtgtgtgtgtgtgtgtactattgtatatatgtatatatatacataagtagatttaaaatatataggtatataatacatatatatatctctgtgtgtatgcatatatttatatatatacatatatatctgtgtgtgtgtgtgtgtggtcaagaGATTATATCCAATTACTTTTCAATTTTGACGTGATTtgcgaaaaagaaaatacaataaaatattcTTATAAATCTTGGGTTCATCCCCGGTGGAAAACCTACCATCCCCAACACCTTATGTATCACAAagacttccctctccccatcaaaaACCCCTAACGCATTACTCTGTCAATATAAGTGTCCTAAAGACCCAATAGATGGCGTTGATGCAGCTTCCCCGTCACAGAAAATGGCCGGAGCTTCTTGGGCGGATAAATTCCACCAGTTTTGGCTTCCGGCGCTCTTTAGCAACGATTTGGTGCCAAAGGACCTCCACGTCGCCATAGGACTTTCCACTCCTATTAATCCTGATGTAAGGTAGGTTGTTATGATGTTATAAAGATATCTGATGTTTAAAAAAACTAATTAATTACTCTTAACGTGGTTTAGataatttgattttaaatatcTTGTGCCATCTTGTTTATTTTACtcctttgataataatgataatagaaataataatgatgattatgatagcgataacgataatgatgataatattgataatgttaatgctattaataataacaataaaaataatgcatcagtaagtaaatgaataataaatatgacggtaataataagaaatacgATATCATATGACTgcagataagatgataatgattgtaacagtaatcataatgataataataatagtaatgataataataaatataatggtaaatctaagtaagacagccgcgcctattagttattattatttttttctcctatccccttcaatcttgggtgacccgtggagaatacggaagaaatagcagaatgaaaagtgaaaagttaaaaaaaaaatgcaaaatccgaacgagattccggcgccgttgcgagatgcgccggtgtcagtgttgccaaaatcccgacgacatttctcaacctaacctaacctaacctaacctaacctaacctaacctaacctaacctaacctaacctaacctaacctaacctaacctaacctaacctaacctaacctaacctaacccaacccaacccaacccaatccaacccaacccaacccaacccaacccaacccaacccaacctaacctaacctaacctaacctaacctaacctaacctaacctaaccttatctaacctaacctgacctaaccttatctaacctaacctaacctaacctaacctaacctaacctaacctaacctaacctaacctaacctaacctaacctaacccaacccaacccaacccaacccaacccaacccaacccaaaccaaaccaaacctaaccaaaccaaaccaaaccaaacctaacctaacctaaccttatctaatctaacctaacctaacctaacctaacccaacccaacccaacccaacccaacccaacccaacccaaaccaaaccaacccagcccaacctaatctaaccaaaccaaaccaaacctaacctaacctaacccaacccaacccaacccaacccaacccaacccaacccaacccaacccaatccaacccaacccaacccaaccaaaccaaacctaacctaacctaacctaacctaacctaaccttatctaacctaacctaacctaacctaacctaacctaacctaacctaacctaacctaacctaacctaacctaaccttatctaacctaacctaacctaacctaacccaacccaacccaacccaacccaacccaacccaacccaacccaacccaacccaaccaaaccaaaccaaaccaaaccaaaccaaaccaaaccaaaccaaaccaaacctaacctaacctaacctaacctaacctaacctaacctaacccaacccaacccaacccaacccaacccaacccaacccaacccaacccaacccaacccaaccctaacctaacctaacctaacctaacctaacctaaccaaacctaacctaacctaacctaacctaacctaacctaacctagcctcacctaacctcacctaacctaccctatcctaacctaacctaacccaacccaacccaacccaacccaacccaacccaacccaacccaacccaatccaacccaacccaacccaacccaacccaacccaaccaaacctaacctaacctaacctaacctaacctaacccaacccaacccaacccaacccaacccaacctaacctaacctaacctaacctaacctaacctaacccaacccaacccaacccaacccaacccaacccaacccaatccaacccaacccaacccaacccaacccaacctaacctaacctaacctaacctaaccaaaccaaacctaacctaaccttatctaagctaacttaacctaacctaacctaacccaacccaagccaacccaacgcaacccaacccaacccaacccaacccaacctaacctaacctaacctaacctaacctaacctaacctaacctaacctaacccaaccccacacaacccaacccaacccaacctaatctaccctaacctaacctaacctaacctaaccaatcctaaTCTAaacacacctaacctaaccttacctaacctaacctaacctaacctaacctaacctaacctaacccaacgcaacccaacccaacccaacccaacccaacccaatccaacccaaccaaacctaacctaacctaacctaacctaacctaacctaatcttatctaatctaacctaaccgaacctaacgtcacctaatctaacctaacctaacctaacctaacctaacctaacctaacctaacctaatctaacctaaccttatctaacctaacctaacctaacctaatctaacctaacctaacctaaccttatctaacctaacctaatctaacctaacctaatgtaacctaacctaacctaacctaacctaacgttcCCTAACACAGCCTACCCTAtcctaacctaatataacctaaACTAATCTCATCTAACctcacctaatctaacctaatctaaccttaatctaacctaacctaacctaacctaacctaacctaacccaacccaacccaacccaacccaacccaacccaacccaacccaacccaacccaacccaacccaacccaaccaaacctaacctaacctaacctaacctaacctaacctaacctaacctaacctaacctaacctaacctaacccaacccaacccaacccaacccaacccaacccaacccaacccaacccaacccaacccaacctaacctaacctaacctaacctaaccttatctaacctaacctaacctaacctaacctaacctaacctaacctaaccttatctaacctaacctaacccaacccaacccaacccaacccaacccaacccaacccaacccaacccaacccaaccaaaccaaaccaaacctaacctaacctaacctaacctaaccttatctaacctaacctaacctaacctaacccaacccaacccaacccaacccaacccaacccaacccaacccaacccaacccaacccaaccaaaccaaacctaacctaacctaacctaacctaacctaaccttatctaacctaacctaacctaacctaacctaacctaacctaacctaacctaacctaacctaaccttatctaacctaacctaacccaacccaacccaacccaacccaacccaacccaacccaacccaaccaaacctaacctaacctaacctaacctaacctaacctaacgtaacctaagcaacctaacctaacttaacctaaacttatctaacctaacctaacccaacccaacccaacccaacccaacccaacctaacctaacctaacctaacctaacctaacctaacctaacctaacctaacctaacctaacctaacctaacctaacctaacctaacctaacctaacctgacctgacctgacctgacctaacctaacctaacctaacctaacctaacctaacctaacctaacctaatctaatctaacctaacctaaccttatctaacctaacctaacccaacccaacccaacccaacccaacccaacctaacctaacctaacctaacctaacctaacctaacgtaacctaacctaacctaatcagaCCTGACCtaccctagcctaacctaacctaacctaacctaacctaacctaacctaacctaatctaatctaacctaacctaacctaacctaacctaacctaacctaaccaaacctaacctaacctaacctaaccaaacctaacctaacctaacctaacctaacctaacccaacctaacctaacctaaccttatctaacctaacctaacctaacctaacctaacctaacctaacctaacctaacctaacctaacctaacctaacctaacctgttatactttcctgtgtatatatagtgcggctgcctaaattagtattgccacaataatcataataatgataataataattataataacaataacattaataataataataacaacattaataacaataataataataacaacaacaacaacaatcaaaacagcaaaataataaacaaaataaacaaaagaagtaaacaaataagtaaaacaacaGCTCATTCCTCCGACTTCAGGTACGACTCGTGGGTGTACGAGCAGATCCACTCCAGACTTCGACCTCGAGTTGGCTTCGTGCAGTTCCTCCGCCACGTGGTCGCTACGCATCGAGGAGGACGTCCCGATGGTCactggtgggttggggggggggggggagggggagggagagggaggggtaaggggaggggggaagggggggtgatgtttatttttgttgctgggtgttggttttctgttttttttttttttttttttggggggggggggcgggttgttttttcttgttgttgttgttttttttctttttctctttctcgtgctggttattcttttctttttgtcttttcctttttcttgtattttcttttcttcaacttttcttctatcttcatcctctttattctctttctcctgctgttctttctcctcctccagttcctcctcctccttcttattcttcttctttttttcttctactccttctctacctcttccttctttttccctttttctcccttcttctccgctTTCCCGCCCTCACTCCAccattcctcccccatcttctcctcctgctccacctcctcttattctgttttttctcctcctcctcctcccccattatttctcctcctcctcctcctccatttttcctcctcctcctccatcttcttcttctccttctcttccactttcttcttttcctcctcctcctcttcctcctccattattttcctcctcctccatttttttcctcctcctcttcctttctttcctcctccctccttccctccctcctccctcccttcacccctccctccctccctcccttaccacccctctctctcctctctccatccctcctccctcctccctcaccccctttctttccctccctccctcacccccctcctcatcccttcctctccctccccccctcaccatcccccctaaccaccccctctctcctctccctccctcaccaacccctccctctctccctccctccctcctcaccaccacccctctctctcctctctctcctctctccctccctcaccaccacccctcacccccctccttccttccctccctccctcaccaacccccctctctcctctccctccctttctctccctccctctccctccctccctccccacccccctctctcctctccttccctccctccctcaccacccccttctctcctctccctccctcaccatccctctctccctccctcaccccttccctacctccctcaccaaaccccccttccctacatccctctccctctctcccacatcccttcctccctccctccctcaccaccctcctcccattcttcctcaccccttccctcaccctccctcaccaccacccctctctctcctctctccctccctccctcaccacccccctctctcaccctcccttcctccctccatccctccctcaccaacctcccccctcacccccctccatccctccctcccaccccctctctccctaccaccactctctctccctccttccctcaccaacccctacctccccccctaaccacccccctccctcacccccttcaccatccctccctctctcacccctctctccctccctccctccttcaccacccacccctctctctcctctctctccctccctccttcaccacccacccttctctctcctctctcccttcccccttcaccaccccctctctcctctccctccctccctcaccaccaccctcctttcttccttcccttcctcaccaccaccctcacccctccctcccccccccccctctctccatccctccccccctaaccacacctccccctctctcctctctcccttcaccaccatccccatctctcctctctcccttcccccgcaggAGCCAATACCACAAGGACTGCTGCCCTTGTCTCCTTCGCTACTCCTTCGTCACGCGAGTCGAGACGCTGACGGAGGACCTGGCCCACGTCTTCGGAGTGCTTGGCATTCCCTCGGATCCTTCGGTCTCCTTGAACAGGATCCGGAAGTCGTATGATGATCCTTATAAGGAGTTGAGGTGAGGGGGATGGGCGtggtttgtcttgtttgtttattcgttgttgttatttttattattatgttcttattattgatattataatgattattgctattatcacaattatattttattatgattattgttattatcattattattattattatcattagaggtAGTACTAGTATTATAGTTTTGATCgttattcactattatcatcattgctattatatccttattattcctgttatcatcaatatcattattaccatcattgctattattattattattattattattattattattattattattattgttgttgttgttgttgttgttgttgttgttaatatcattgttattactgccattatgattattatcattatcattttaatactattatcttcatcatcattgattttattattatcattatcataattatcattatcattatctttattatcaatgatattatcattatcatcatcatcattatcatctttatcctaattattatcattatcatcatcatcatcatcatcatcattattatttgccatcattgccattattattatcattaatgtttttctagttgttgctgtcattaatattgttattcattttgttattatcattgtttttacttatagctatcaccctcattatcattatttttattatcaatgatattatcattatcatcatcatcattatcatctttatcctaattattatcattatcattatcatcaccatcaccatcattattatttgccatcatcattatcattattgtttttctagttgttgctgtcattaatattgttattcattttgttattatcattgtttttacttatagctatcaccctcattatctttttttcttttcttaatcttcttttttttcttcattttcagatATTACCGAAAAGTTCCCTTGGCGATTCGGAAGGAACTGTATGAATACATTAAAACAGACTTGGAAATGTttaattatcatcttcctccaGGTTTCTTAGAGAAATAACTAAGAAATCTTGTTAATTTGAGTAACATTTTGTAAGAGAGAAATTTGTGTTCAATCtcctgtctgtattttttttttttcttttctttacgatAATAAACTAGTTTTGTTTGATCttaatctccttttttatttattttctttattattattttttttatttatttttttttttttacttcttttcttctgtttttttcgttttatttctactttattttattcatttcttaatcTCCTTTCGttgatttattctatttttttcttttttatatttttatctttttatttttatttcattttatttctttttatcttttattttattttattttattttatttctatttcattttatttcattttattttatttctattttatttcttttgatcttttattttattctattttatttctttttctcttttattttattttatcttattttatttctttttatcttttattttattttatttcatttttattttattaatttcttaatcTCCTTTCTGTTTCACATTAATTAACCCTTTTCGTTTaatctcgtctcttttctcttcttctaattACGTTTCTAATTTTGCTTCATTTGTACTTGTTCATTtcaattctatctatttatctttttttattatttagtatatttttttctcctttgttttttgtttttttgctcatTTGTCTCggattatttgattatatatatatatatatatatatatatatatatatatatatatatatatatatatatatatatatatatatatatatatatatatatatatatatatatatatatatatatgcgatttagattttgatatattttcttttttgttatgtttgtttttgagaagaagttgtttatgtttatgaaatTCTTGAAGACGTAGTGCTTGTTTatgcaaataaagaataaagaagattaAGAATGTTGTTGTTATATAATCCTGTATCTCTacattctttattcctttctttatttatttatctattatttccttcctttcttttttttctttcgttcctttcttacttacttctttctttccatccttccttccttccttcctccctgccttcctttctttctcatttccttcttgtcttcactctcccttcattacttccctccttccttccttctctcattccttctttccacctattctcccttccttctattctcccttctttccatttctccttccttcctttcttccgtctttcttccttccttcctttcctccttcctgccttcccttcctcatttattcctccccacctttttttccttccttccttccttcttcctttcttcccttccttatttcattatttccttctttccacccttccttccttcattcattcattcctttcttatttcctcccctccttcctctctttcttctatccttccttttttcctcccttgctttcttccttctctcgttcatacattcattcctttcttccttctttccttgcttcttccttctcctcattccctctcgtccttctttccttgcttcttccctctcctccttcccctcttccttctttccttgcttcttacctctcctccttctcctcttccttctttccctgcttcttccctctcctccttccctcctttcttcccttcctttttttgtctccttcctttctcctttccctccttccttccttccgtaaatccttccttccttaccactCTCACACCTTATTATCAACATATTTTAATTCTCTCATATTCCGTCTTCAGTAATCgctataagaaaataaataagaaagaaataagacaatGTTTTGTGAAATCGATTGTCAAGGTTATGCTTATCATTTAAAATGCACAAGAACACTTCATGATTAGTTTAAACGGTccacttttgttatttttagaagACGTATTAACGTGCATTTTAGTTATGCATGTTTTACGACAaattacattaccattattaccatttgtGTAAGTTTTACAAAATCGTGATATACTTTGATAaaactaagaagaaaaaatatgttatatatttctCGTAACCAAGAATCATGTA contains the following coding sequences:
- the LOC138863579 gene encoding carbohydrate sulfotransferase 9-like, translating into MLPRTHTFKLFCAVVCLTPIISVTYLHLHATPERGTSPSCPRTNRDISTPLDHTGTFDTSDNTVAGHMRERRRWVEDTCKRRQFMCHFNSTLKFHLFPFHEFNATVCTIAKAGSSTWRSHLRRVNLGPPSHLPIAVDARRHALLSRPQHDALEAIRATVNILTVRHPLTRLVSCFRNKYKAGNPLPPHRPEWERRRRKCPKDPIDGVDAASPSQKMAGASWADKFHQFWLPALFSNDLVPKDLHVAIGLSTPINPDVRYDSWVYEQIHSRLRPRVGFVQFLRHVVATHRGGRPDGHWSQYHKDCCPCLLRYSFVTRVETLTEDLAHVFGVLGIPSDPSVSLNRIRKSYDDPYKELRYYRKVPLAIRKELYEYIKTDLEMFNYHLPPGFLEK